In one Polynucleobacter sp. JS-JIR-5-A7 genomic region, the following are encoded:
- the nuoI gene encoding NADH-quinone oxidoreductase subunit NuoI, with protein sequence MFKKISQFLDSLMLKDILTGMSITGRYLFKPKITIQYPEEKTPLSPRFRGLHALRRYENGEERCIGCKLCEAVCPAYAITIETAERDDGTRRTSRYDIDLTKCIFCGFCEEACPVDAIVETNIFEYFGDKRGDLYFTKEMLLAVGDKYEKDIAANRAIDAPYR encoded by the coding sequence ATGTTTAAGAAAATTTCCCAATTCCTTGACAGCTTGATGCTCAAAGACATCTTGACTGGCATGTCAATTACTGGTCGTTATCTCTTTAAGCCCAAAATTACTATTCAATACCCAGAAGAAAAGACGCCTTTATCACCGCGTTTCCGTGGCTTACACGCATTGCGTCGTTATGAAAATGGAGAAGAGCGTTGTATCGGTTGCAAACTCTGTGAAGCAGTATGCCCGGCATACGCCATCACTATTGAGACAGCAGAGCGTGATGACGGTACTCGTCGTACTTCTCGTTATGACATCGATTTAACGAAATGTATTTTCTGCGGCTTCTGTGAAGAGGCTTGCCCTGTAGATGCTATTGTCGAAACCAATATCTTTGAATATTTCGGTGACAAACGGGGTGATCTGTATTTCACGAAAGAAATGCTCTTGGCTGTGGGCGATAAGTATGAAAAAGACATTGCCGCTAACCGCGCTATTGACGCACCCTATCGCTAA
- the nuoK gene encoding NADH-quinone oxidoreductase subunit NuoK, whose product MNITLAHYLVLGAILFATSVIGIFLNRKNVIVLLMAIELMLLAVNMNFVAFSHYLGDMAGQVFVFFILTVAAAEAAIGLAILVVLFRKVDTINAEDLDHLKG is encoded by the coding sequence ATGAATATCACTCTAGCGCACTACTTGGTACTGGGTGCGATCTTATTCGCAACTAGTGTTATTGGAATTTTCCTGAACCGCAAGAACGTGATCGTGCTGTTGATGGCTATTGAATTGATGTTGCTTGCGGTCAACATGAACTTTGTTGCCTTCTCGCATTATTTGGGTGATATGGCAGGTCAAGTATTCGTATTCTTTATTCTGACTGTAGCAGCTGCTGAAGCAGCTATTGGTTTGGCAATTCTGGTTGTGCTCTTCCGTAAGGTTGACACCATTAATGCCGAAGACCTTGACCACCTCAAAGGCTAG
- a CDS encoding NADH-quinone oxidoreductase subunit J — MTFDPSTLFAVFFYGFAGLLVISALRVITARNPVHAALFLVLAFFCASGLWMLLKAEFLSLALILVYVGAVMVLFLFVVMMLDLDLEHLRRDFKKYLPVAFLMGAVIVLELSIVIIRSFIGTNAPVQPMPEEVMANNTQALGMLIFGDYVYAFEVAGVILLVAIIAAVALTLRNRKDSKSQNIHEQVNVVAADRMRIVKMGSDMAAKQDVRGGK, encoded by the coding sequence ATGACATTCGATCCCTCCACTTTATTTGCTGTTTTCTTCTATGGCTTTGCAGGCCTATTGGTTATTTCTGCATTGCGCGTGATTACAGCGCGTAACCCAGTGCATGCCGCTCTGTTTTTAGTATTGGCCTTCTTCTGTGCTTCTGGTCTTTGGATGTTGCTCAAAGCTGAATTCTTAAGCTTGGCTTTGATCTTGGTCTATGTTGGGGCGGTGATGGTCTTGTTCCTGTTCGTAGTGATGATGCTCGACCTTGATCTGGAGCATTTACGCCGTGACTTTAAGAAATATCTGCCGGTCGCTTTCTTAATGGGTGCAGTGATTGTGCTTGAGTTATCAATCGTCATTATTCGCAGCTTCATTGGCACTAATGCACCTGTGCAGCCAATGCCTGAAGAAGTGATGGCCAATAATACCCAAGCATTGGGTATGCTGATCTTTGGTGACTATGTCTACGCCTTCGAAGTTGCCGGTGTGATCTTGTTGGTAGCCATTATTGCGGCAGTTGCATTGACTCTCCGTAATCGTAAAGACTCCAAGTCGCAGAATATTCATGAGCAAGTGAATGTGGTTGCTGCAGATCGCATGCGCATTGTCAAAATGGGTTCAGACATGGCAGCAAAACAAGACGTTAGAGGAGGGAAGTAA